A section of the Chelmon rostratus isolate fCheRos1 chromosome 16, fCheRos1.pri, whole genome shotgun sequence genome encodes:
- the LOC121620029 gene encoding forkhead box protein L3-like yields MQNRTEKCGAQLPLSAPPSSSQQRLFRKSSTYLAKIAVVLQDAPHKMLTFTQLMDKLAPLICEDRKSVENNIRVCLSANKCFVKVPVVPDSLDSKKNYWKLEPSQITAKMVRRHFKGILQLFPELASKVETENMSRASEHRSALRSPEPAACRAVHITCEVKFSGPFSIESLLKRDSTSARASAASPLSGVPLAAEQQPRATKRSFSWDSEQPLLLQAAAGCSSICSTGGSTHHGLTADGAARPIKRMHVCADASFPVYTRASTAPYFSSPHSSYITYSVPTLTHDALRVSYLQTALV; encoded by the exons ATGCAGAACAGGACGGAGAAGTGTGGAGCTCAGCTGCctctctcagctccacccagCAGCTCTCAGCAGCGTCTGTTCAGGAAGAGCAGCACCTACCTGGCTAAGATCGCGGTCGTCCTCCAAGACGCTCCACACAAGATGCTCACCTTCACTCAG CTGATGGACAAGCTGGCACCACTCATTTGTGAGGACAGAAAATCTGTTGAGAACAACATCAGAGTCTGTTTGTCAGCCAACAAATGTTTTGTCAAG gttcCAGTGGTTCCAGATTCATTGGACAGCAAGAAAAACTACTGGAAACTGGAGCCCAGTCAGATCACAGCAAAGATGGTGCGTCGTCACTTCAAAGGGATCCTGCAGCTCTTCCCTGAGTTGGCCTCCAAAGTGGAAACTGAGAACATGAGCAGAGCATCAGAGCACCGCTCAGCTCTCCGCTCTCCTGAGCCTGCGGCCTGCAGAGCTGTTCACATCACATGTGAGGTGAAGTTCAGCGGTCCTTTCTCTATCGAGTCCCTCCTGAAGAGAGACAGCACCTCTGCTCGGGCCTCCgcagcctctcctctgtccGGCGTGCCGCTCGCAGCGGAGCAGCAGCCTCGGGCCACAAAGAGGAGCTTCAGCTGGGACTCTGAgcagcctctcctccttcaagctgcagctggatgttCCTCCATCTGCTCAACAGGGGGCAGCACACACCACGGACTCactgctgatggagctgctcGGCCCATCAagaggatgcatgtgtgtgctgacGCCTCGTTCCCTGTCTACACCAGAGCCAGCACTGCTCCTTATTTCAGCAGCCCACACAGCAGTTACATCACTTACTCTGTACCCACTTTAACCCATGATGCTCTCCGTGTCTCCTACCTCCAAACTGCACTTGTATGA
- the LOC121620028 gene encoding forkhead box protein C2-like — protein MQNRTEKCGAQLPLSAPPSSSQQRLFRKSSTYLAKIAVVLQDAPHKMLTFTQLMDKLAPLICEDRKSVENNIRVCLSANKCFVKVPVVPDSLDSKKNYWKLEPSQITAKMVRRHFKGILQLFPELASKVETENMSRASEHRSALHSPEPAACRAVHITCEVKFSGPFSIESLLKRDSTSARASAASPLSGVPLGAEQQPRATKRSFTWDCEEPLLLQAAAGRSSICSTGGSTHHGLTADGAARPIKRMHVCADASFPIYTRASTAPYFSSPHSNYITYSVPTFTHDALCFWL, from the exons ATGCAGAACAGGACGGAGAAGTGTGGAGCTCAGCTGCctctctcagctccacccagCAGCTCTCAGCAGCGTCTGTTCAGGAAGAGCAGCACCTACCTGGCTAAGATCGCGGTCGTCCTCCAAGACGCTCCACACAAGATGCTCACCTTCACTCAG CTGATGGACAAGCTGGCACCACTCATTTGTGAGGACAGAAAATCTGTTGAGAACAACATCAGAGTCTGTTTGTCAGCCAACAAATGTTTTGTCAAG gttcCAGTGGTTCCAGATTCATTGGACAGCAAGAAAAACTACTGGAAACTGGAGCCCAGTCAGATCACAGCAAAGATGGTGCGTCGTCACTTCAAAGGGATCCTGCAGCTCTTCCCTGAGTTGGCCTCCAAAGTGGAAACTGAGAACATGAGCAGAGCATCAGAGCACCGCTCAGCTCTCCACTCTCCTGAGCCTGCGGCCTGCAGAGCTGTTCACATCACATGTGAGGTGAAGTTCAGCGGTCCTTTCTCCATCGAGTCCCTCCTGAAGAGAGACAGCACCTCCGCTCGGGCCTCCgcagcctctcctctgtctgGCGTGCCACTCGGAGCGGAGCAGCAGCCTCGGGCCACAAAGAGAAGCTTCACCTGGGACTGTGAGGAGCCTCTCCTCCTACAAGCTGCAGCTGGACGTTCCTCCATCTGCTCAACAGGGGGCAGCACACACCACGGACTCactgctgatggagctgctcGGCCCATAAAGAGGATGCATGTGTGCGCTGACGCCTCGTTCCCCATCTACACCAGAGCCAGCACTGCTCCTTATTTCAGCAGCCCACACAGCAATTACATCACTTACTCTGTACCCACCTTTACCCATGATGCTCTCTGTTTCTGGCTGTGA